From Carettochelys insculpta isolate YL-2023 chromosome 3, ASM3395843v1, whole genome shotgun sequence, a single genomic window includes:
- the LOC142010543 gene encoding glutathione S-transferase-like, with protein MSAKPKLHYTKGRGKMESIRWLLAAAGVEFEEKFVETKEDLEKLRKDGDLLFQQVPMVEIDGMKMVQTRAILSYIAGKYKLYGKDLKERALIDMYVEGTTDLMGMIMYLPFQAPEAKEKNLALIIERATTRYFPVYEKVLKDHGQDFLVGNQFSWADVHLLEAILMAEEFKPDILSSFPQLQAFKGRISNIPTIKKFLQPGSQRKPPADNKFIAQVKEIFGI; from the exons ATGTCTGCAAAACCCAAACTGCACTACACTAAAGGAAGAGGTAAAATGGAATCTATCCGATGGCtgctagcagcagctggagttgaG TTTGAAGAAAAGTTTGTGGAAACAAAGGAGGACTTGGAAAAGTTACGTAAGG ATGGGGACCTGCTCTTTCAACAAGTGCCCATGGTGGAAATTGATGGGATGAAGATGGTGCAGACCAGAGCCATTCTCAGCTACATAGCAGGGAAATACAAACTCTATGGGAAGGACCTCAAGGAGAGAGCACT GATTGATATGTATGTGGAAGGAACAACAGATCTGATGGGAATGATCATGTATCTTCCTTTCCAAGCGCCCGAGGCAAAGGAGAAGAATTTAGCCTTAATCATAGAGAGGGCCACAACCAGATACTTCCCAGTCTATGAAAAG GTTTTAAAAGACCATGGCCAGGACTTTCTGGTTGGTAACCAGTTCAGCTGGGCAGATGTCCATCTGCTTGAAGCCATTTTAATGGCAGAAGAGTTCAAGCCTGATATACTCTCCTCATTCCCTCAGTTACAG gcttTTAAAGGAAGAATAAGCAACATCCCCACAATTAAGAAGTTCTTGCAGCCTGGTAGCCAAAGGAAACCACCAGCAGATAACAAATTCATTGCACAAGTGAAGGAAATATTTGGTATCTAA